The Schistocerca nitens isolate TAMUIC-IGC-003100 chromosome 12, iqSchNite1.1, whole genome shotgun sequence genome has a window encoding:
- the LOC126215205 gene encoding uncharacterized protein LOC126215205, which produces MSQPSPKRIKLNQDQRETNDLEGVSVECAFKSRICTGEIFNRSGFKDPLYFLDACFPVINNRVRNVNRPLKINFVLICNFVLPKLGEAQEMGMNTKNVEILPSEIDSDWYSTKIKKKLLKKLEAFQQRDSGWALRDIVKLRVNVNENRGFHGGRYRKLPKVIANKHAVP; this is translated from the coding sequence ATGAGTCAACCATCTCCAAAGCGCATTAAATTAAACCAAGATCAGCGGGAAACCAATGATCTGGAAGGGGTTTCTGTAGAATGTGCTTTCAAGAGTCGAATATGTACGGGTGAAATATTTAATCGGTCTGGTTTCAAGGATCCTCTGTACTTCTTGGATGCATGTTTTCCTGTCATTAACAATAGAGTGCGAAATGTCAACCGGcctcttaaaattaattttgtacttatctgCAATTTTGTATTGCCTAAGTTAGGAGAAGCACAAGAAATGGGCATGAACACAAAGAATGTTGAAATATTACCTTCCGAAATCGACAGTGATTGGTATTCAACTAAGATTAAAAAGAAGTTGTTAAAGAAACTGGAGGCTTTCCAACAGAGAGATTCCGGTTGGGCACTAAGAGACATAGTTAAACTGCGTGTTAATGTTAACGAAAATCGAGGGTTTCATGGAGGGCGTTACAGAAAACTGCCAAAAGTTATAGCAAATAAACATGCAGTACCGTAA